The proteins below come from a single Dermacentor albipictus isolate Rhodes 1998 colony chromosome 7, USDA_Dalb.pri_finalv2, whole genome shotgun sequence genomic window:
- the LOC139048017 gene encoding uncharacterized protein isoform X2 codes for MMLSQNMARSSWRWTLPGLVLAVLACLAWNARPAQGHGRLMEPPSRSSMWRFGYKTPPNYNDNELFCGGYAVHWQQNGGKCGVCGDPWHQATPRNNEAGGKYAKGIIVRRYKRGEVMKASVQLTANHRGYFEFRLCPVNDPKVTATDECMAKHPLTMADDPSGSTRYMVDARKRNFDLRLKLPNDMTCTQCVLQWSYTAGNNWGRCANGSSAVGCGPQETFRGCADIAIQDDLAGGEGGQGGFDVGAGEVPAAPRLPATKKPATPQVPWWVKGGPKVPVTPKKQPPHRGYPWKTAPTRRPYHEVEGPTKQVPTAVPAEPRPVYPGSANPGGKPEVEGGHEDGGHGHHGGHDGHDGSQPTQAYPDESPEKTTTEYPRTMIPKRYSPKNKWTPAPKDTKGKPPLAKGPAYKPGGHKEVFGGCKGVGMYKRIPGLDKWCWDNCHRGYCPPTHCTCH; via the exons ATGATGCTTTCGCAG AATATGGCGAGGTCGTCGTGGAGGTGGACTCTGCCAGGACTAGTCTTGGCAGTCCTGGCGTGCTTGGCCTGGAACGCCAGGCCGGCTCAAGGTCACGGCAGGCTCATGGAACCCCCTTCGAGGTCGTCCATGTGGAGGTTCGGTTACAAGACCCCGCCAAACTACAACGACAACGAGCTGTTCTGCGGCGGCTACGCG GTTCACTGGCAGCAGAACGGCGGCAAGTGCGGAGTCTGCGGGGATCCGTGGCACCAGGCCACGCCGCGTAATAACGAAGCCGGCGGCAAGTACGCCAAGGGTATCATCGTGCGCCGCTACAAGAGGGGAGAG GTGATGAAGGCGTCAGTGCAGCTAACTGCTAACCATCGGGGATACTTCGAGTTCCGTCTGTGCCCCGTGAACGACCCCAAGGTCACCGCCACCGACGAGTGCATGGCCAAGCACCCATTGACCATGGCTGACGATCCCAGCGGAAGCACGCGCTACATGGTGGACGCCCGCAAACGAAACTTTGACCTACGTCTCAAGCTGCCCAACGACATGACCTGCACCCAGTGCGTCCTCCAGTGGTCATACACCGCAG GCAACAACTGGGGTCGGTGCGCGAACGGATCCAGCGCCGTCGGTTGCGGTCCCCAGGAGACCTTCCGAGGCTGCGCCGACATCGCCATCCAGGACGACCTGGCCGGAGGAGAAGGTGGCCAGGGCGGATTCGACGTCGGCGCTGGCGAGGTCCCCGCTGCGCCTCGCCTCCCGGCCACGAAGAAGCCCGCGACGCCCCAGGTGCCCTGGTGGGTCAAGGGAGGCCCCAAGGTGCCCGTGACGCCCAAGAAACAGCCGCCCCACCGCGGATACCCCTGGAAGACCGCTCCGACCCGCAGGCCCTACCACGAAGTCGAAGGCCCCACCAAGCAGGTGCCCACCGCCGTGCCCGCCGAACCCAGGCCAGTCTACCCAGGCAGCGCCAACCCCGGCGGAAAGCCAGAGGTTGAAGGCGGACACGAAGACGGAGGCCACGGCCACCACGGAGGCCACGACGGCCACGACGGTTCACAGCCGACTCAGGCCTACCCCGACGAATCGCCCGAGAAGACCACGACGGAGTACCCGCGTACCATGATTCCCAagcggtactcgccaaagaacaaaTGGACTCCCGCGCCCAAGGACACCAAGGGCAAGCCTCCTCTTGCCAAGGGTCCCGCATACAAGCCCGGCGGCCACAAGGAAGTCTTCGGAGGCTGCAAGGGCGTGGGCATGTACAAGCGAATCCCCGGACTGGACAAGTGGTGCTGGGACAACTGCCACAGGGGTTACTGCCCGCCCACTCACTGCACTTGCCACTAA
- the LOC139048017 gene encoding uncharacterized protein isoform X3, which produces MATNMARSSWRWTLPGLVLAVLACLAWNARPAQGHGRLMEPPSRSSMWRFGYKTPPNYNDNELFCGGYAVHWQQNGGKCGVCGDPWHQATPRNNEAGGKYAKGIIVRRYKRGEVMKASVQLTANHRGYFEFRLCPVNDPKVTATDECMAKHPLTMADDPSGSTRYMVDARKRNFDLRLKLPNDMTCTQCVLQWSYTAGNNWGRCANGSSAVGCGPQETFRGCADIAIQDDLAGGEGGQGGFDVGAGEVPAAPRLPATKKPATPQVPWWVKGGPKVPVTPKKQPPHRGYPWKTAPTRRPYHEVEGPTKQVPTAVPAEPRPVYPGSANPGGKPEVEGGHEDGGHGHHGGHDGHDGSQPTQAYPDESPEKTTTEYPRTMIPKRYSPKNKWTPAPKDTKGKPPLAKGPAYKPGGHKEVFGGCKGVGMYKRIPGLDKWCWDNCHRGYCPPTHCTCH; this is translated from the exons ATGGCGACA AATATGGCGAGGTCGTCGTGGAGGTGGACTCTGCCAGGACTAGTCTTGGCAGTCCTGGCGTGCTTGGCCTGGAACGCCAGGCCGGCTCAAGGTCACGGCAGGCTCATGGAACCCCCTTCGAGGTCGTCCATGTGGAGGTTCGGTTACAAGACCCCGCCAAACTACAACGACAACGAGCTGTTCTGCGGCGGCTACGCG GTTCACTGGCAGCAGAACGGCGGCAAGTGCGGAGTCTGCGGGGATCCGTGGCACCAGGCCACGCCGCGTAATAACGAAGCCGGCGGCAAGTACGCCAAGGGTATCATCGTGCGCCGCTACAAGAGGGGAGAG GTGATGAAGGCGTCAGTGCAGCTAACTGCTAACCATCGGGGATACTTCGAGTTCCGTCTGTGCCCCGTGAACGACCCCAAGGTCACCGCCACCGACGAGTGCATGGCCAAGCACCCATTGACCATGGCTGACGATCCCAGCGGAAGCACGCGCTACATGGTGGACGCCCGCAAACGAAACTTTGACCTACGTCTCAAGCTGCCCAACGACATGACCTGCACCCAGTGCGTCCTCCAGTGGTCATACACCGCAG GCAACAACTGGGGTCGGTGCGCGAACGGATCCAGCGCCGTCGGTTGCGGTCCCCAGGAGACCTTCCGAGGCTGCGCCGACATCGCCATCCAGGACGACCTGGCCGGAGGAGAAGGTGGCCAGGGCGGATTCGACGTCGGCGCTGGCGAGGTCCCCGCTGCGCCTCGCCTCCCGGCCACGAAGAAGCCCGCGACGCCCCAGGTGCCCTGGTGGGTCAAGGGAGGCCCCAAGGTGCCCGTGACGCCCAAGAAACAGCCGCCCCACCGCGGATACCCCTGGAAGACCGCTCCGACCCGCAGGCCCTACCACGAAGTCGAAGGCCCCACCAAGCAGGTGCCCACCGCCGTGCCCGCCGAACCCAGGCCAGTCTACCCAGGCAGCGCCAACCCCGGCGGAAAGCCAGAGGTTGAAGGCGGACACGAAGACGGAGGCCACGGCCACCACGGAGGCCACGACGGCCACGACGGTTCACAGCCGACTCAGGCCTACCCCGACGAATCGCCCGAGAAGACCACGACGGAGTACCCGCGTACCATGATTCCCAagcggtactcgccaaagaacaaaTGGACTCCCGCGCCCAAGGACACCAAGGGCAAGCCTCCTCTTGCCAAGGGTCCCGCATACAAGCCCGGCGGCCACAAGGAAGTCTTCGGAGGCTGCAAGGGCGTGGGCATGTACAAGCGAATCCCCGGACTGGACAAGTGGTGCTGGGACAACTGCCACAGGGGTTACTGCCCGCCCACTCACTGCACTTGCCACTAA
- the LOC139048017 gene encoding uncharacterized protein isoform X1: MVFVINQNMARSSWRWTLPGLVLAVLACLAWNARPAQGHGRLMEPPSRSSMWRFGYKTPPNYNDNELFCGGYAVHWQQNGGKCGVCGDPWHQATPRNNEAGGKYAKGIIVRRYKRGEVMKASVQLTANHRGYFEFRLCPVNDPKVTATDECMAKHPLTMADDPSGSTRYMVDARKRNFDLRLKLPNDMTCTQCVLQWSYTAGNNWGRCANGSSAVGCGPQETFRGCADIAIQDDLAGGEGGQGGFDVGAGEVPAAPRLPATKKPATPQVPWWVKGGPKVPVTPKKQPPHRGYPWKTAPTRRPYHEVEGPTKQVPTAVPAEPRPVYPGSANPGGKPEVEGGHEDGGHGHHGGHDGHDGSQPTQAYPDESPEKTTTEYPRTMIPKRYSPKNKWTPAPKDTKGKPPLAKGPAYKPGGHKEVFGGCKGVGMYKRIPGLDKWCWDNCHRGYCPPTHCTCH, from the exons AATATGGCGAGGTCGTCGTGGAGGTGGACTCTGCCAGGACTAGTCTTGGCAGTCCTGGCGTGCTTGGCCTGGAACGCCAGGCCGGCTCAAGGTCACGGCAGGCTCATGGAACCCCCTTCGAGGTCGTCCATGTGGAGGTTCGGTTACAAGACCCCGCCAAACTACAACGACAACGAGCTGTTCTGCGGCGGCTACGCG GTTCACTGGCAGCAGAACGGCGGCAAGTGCGGAGTCTGCGGGGATCCGTGGCACCAGGCCACGCCGCGTAATAACGAAGCCGGCGGCAAGTACGCCAAGGGTATCATCGTGCGCCGCTACAAGAGGGGAGAG GTGATGAAGGCGTCAGTGCAGCTAACTGCTAACCATCGGGGATACTTCGAGTTCCGTCTGTGCCCCGTGAACGACCCCAAGGTCACCGCCACCGACGAGTGCATGGCCAAGCACCCATTGACCATGGCTGACGATCCCAGCGGAAGCACGCGCTACATGGTGGACGCCCGCAAACGAAACTTTGACCTACGTCTCAAGCTGCCCAACGACATGACCTGCACCCAGTGCGTCCTCCAGTGGTCATACACCGCAG GCAACAACTGGGGTCGGTGCGCGAACGGATCCAGCGCCGTCGGTTGCGGTCCCCAGGAGACCTTCCGAGGCTGCGCCGACATCGCCATCCAGGACGACCTGGCCGGAGGAGAAGGTGGCCAGGGCGGATTCGACGTCGGCGCTGGCGAGGTCCCCGCTGCGCCTCGCCTCCCGGCCACGAAGAAGCCCGCGACGCCCCAGGTGCCCTGGTGGGTCAAGGGAGGCCCCAAGGTGCCCGTGACGCCCAAGAAACAGCCGCCCCACCGCGGATACCCCTGGAAGACCGCTCCGACCCGCAGGCCCTACCACGAAGTCGAAGGCCCCACCAAGCAGGTGCCCACCGCCGTGCCCGCCGAACCCAGGCCAGTCTACCCAGGCAGCGCCAACCCCGGCGGAAAGCCAGAGGTTGAAGGCGGACACGAAGACGGAGGCCACGGCCACCACGGAGGCCACGACGGCCACGACGGTTCACAGCCGACTCAGGCCTACCCCGACGAATCGCCCGAGAAGACCACGACGGAGTACCCGCGTACCATGATTCCCAagcggtactcgccaaagaacaaaTGGACTCCCGCGCCCAAGGACACCAAGGGCAAGCCTCCTCTTGCCAAGGGTCCCGCATACAAGCCCGGCGGCCACAAGGAAGTCTTCGGAGGCTGCAAGGGCGTGGGCATGTACAAGCGAATCCCCGGACTGGACAAGTGGTGCTGGGACAACTGCCACAGGGGTTACTGCCCGCCCACTCACTGCACTTGCCACTAA
- the LOC139048017 gene encoding uncharacterized protein isoform X4, whose product MARSSWRWTLPGLVLAVLACLAWNARPAQGHGRLMEPPSRSSMWRFGYKTPPNYNDNELFCGGYAVHWQQNGGKCGVCGDPWHQATPRNNEAGGKYAKGIIVRRYKRGEVMKASVQLTANHRGYFEFRLCPVNDPKVTATDECMAKHPLTMADDPSGSTRYMVDARKRNFDLRLKLPNDMTCTQCVLQWSYTAGNNWGRCANGSSAVGCGPQETFRGCADIAIQDDLAGGEGGQGGFDVGAGEVPAAPRLPATKKPATPQVPWWVKGGPKVPVTPKKQPPHRGYPWKTAPTRRPYHEVEGPTKQVPTAVPAEPRPVYPGSANPGGKPEVEGGHEDGGHGHHGGHDGHDGSQPTQAYPDESPEKTTTEYPRTMIPKRYSPKNKWTPAPKDTKGKPPLAKGPAYKPGGHKEVFGGCKGVGMYKRIPGLDKWCWDNCHRGYCPPTHCTCH is encoded by the exons ATGGCGAGGTCGTCGTGGAGGTGGACTCTGCCAGGACTAGTCTTGGCAGTCCTGGCGTGCTTGGCCTGGAACGCCAGGCCGGCTCAAGGTCACGGCAGGCTCATGGAACCCCCTTCGAGGTCGTCCATGTGGAGGTTCGGTTACAAGACCCCGCCAAACTACAACGACAACGAGCTGTTCTGCGGCGGCTACGCG GTTCACTGGCAGCAGAACGGCGGCAAGTGCGGAGTCTGCGGGGATCCGTGGCACCAGGCCACGCCGCGTAATAACGAAGCCGGCGGCAAGTACGCCAAGGGTATCATCGTGCGCCGCTACAAGAGGGGAGAG GTGATGAAGGCGTCAGTGCAGCTAACTGCTAACCATCGGGGATACTTCGAGTTCCGTCTGTGCCCCGTGAACGACCCCAAGGTCACCGCCACCGACGAGTGCATGGCCAAGCACCCATTGACCATGGCTGACGATCCCAGCGGAAGCACGCGCTACATGGTGGACGCCCGCAAACGAAACTTTGACCTACGTCTCAAGCTGCCCAACGACATGACCTGCACCCAGTGCGTCCTCCAGTGGTCATACACCGCAG GCAACAACTGGGGTCGGTGCGCGAACGGATCCAGCGCCGTCGGTTGCGGTCCCCAGGAGACCTTCCGAGGCTGCGCCGACATCGCCATCCAGGACGACCTGGCCGGAGGAGAAGGTGGCCAGGGCGGATTCGACGTCGGCGCTGGCGAGGTCCCCGCTGCGCCTCGCCTCCCGGCCACGAAGAAGCCCGCGACGCCCCAGGTGCCCTGGTGGGTCAAGGGAGGCCCCAAGGTGCCCGTGACGCCCAAGAAACAGCCGCCCCACCGCGGATACCCCTGGAAGACCGCTCCGACCCGCAGGCCCTACCACGAAGTCGAAGGCCCCACCAAGCAGGTGCCCACCGCCGTGCCCGCCGAACCCAGGCCAGTCTACCCAGGCAGCGCCAACCCCGGCGGAAAGCCAGAGGTTGAAGGCGGACACGAAGACGGAGGCCACGGCCACCACGGAGGCCACGACGGCCACGACGGTTCACAGCCGACTCAGGCCTACCCCGACGAATCGCCCGAGAAGACCACGACGGAGTACCCGCGTACCATGATTCCCAagcggtactcgccaaagaacaaaTGGACTCCCGCGCCCAAGGACACCAAGGGCAAGCCTCCTCTTGCCAAGGGTCCCGCATACAAGCCCGGCGGCCACAAGGAAGTCTTCGGAGGCTGCAAGGGCGTGGGCATGTACAAGCGAATCCCCGGACTGGACAAGTGGTGCTGGGACAACTGCCACAGGGGTTACTGCCCGCCCACTCACTGCACTTGCCACTAA